Proteins from a genomic interval of Chryseobacterium indologenes:
- a CDS encoding T9SS type A sorting domain-containing protein, producing MKKTLLTFSIAFANLAWAQFSSGTVNLPVTSMTVKLDTTPTAVTMTVTGDSNSMLGLGFGSTGMAAGADGFIYNSSANRDYSFSGVPNTPTADTSQDWTETSNTVSGSTRTIVATRSLSGGAGDFAIPNAPGTINIFYSRKGSGTALGYHDAGRGYATLTMTASTLSTNEIAAANKKTGLYPNPARQTVYFKNYDKIKTVDIYEASGRKLKSADLSNAGINVEDLQPGNYYFEIKLKDGSTSYEKLIKE from the coding sequence ATGAAAAAAACTTTACTAACATTCAGTATAGCCTTTGCCAACCTGGCGTGGGCTCAGTTTTCATCAGGTACGGTAAATTTACCTGTCACTTCGATGACCGTAAAATTAGATACAACTCCGACCGCAGTAACGATGACTGTAACAGGTGACAGCAATTCTATGTTGGGACTCGGATTTGGAAGTACAGGCATGGCTGCCGGTGCAGACGGATTTATTTATAATTCATCTGCCAATAGAGATTATTCTTTCAGCGGAGTTCCTAACACACCGACAGCTGATACATCGCAAGACTGGACTGAAACCTCCAATACTGTATCAGGGTCTACACGAACTATTGTAGCTACAAGATCATTGTCAGGAGGGGCAGGCGATTTTGCCATTCCAAATGCTCCCGGAACGATTAATATTTTTTATTCCCGCAAAGGCAGTGGAACTGCATTGGGATATCATGATGCAGGAAGAGGGTATGCGACGTTAACAATGACCGCAAGTACTTTATCTACCAATGAAATTGCCGCGGCAAATAAAAAAACAGGACTATATCCGAATCCAGCCAGGCAGACTGTATATTTTAAAAATTATGATAAGATAAAAACTGTCGACATCTATGAAGCGTCCGGAAGAAAGTTGAAATCTGCAGACTTAAGTAATGCAGGCATCAATGTCGAAGATCTTCAGCCAGGAAATTATTATTTTGAAATTAAGCTTAAAGATGGAAGTACATCGTATGAAAAGCTGATCAAGGAATAG
- a CDS encoding ankyrin repeat domain-containing protein, with amino-acid sequence MKNLILFLALLLGSFLFSQEKAKSIFDIARSGTVAEVKEVMKQDPEIINKLNENGFSPLILACYRGNTEVAKFLIDHVKDVNYKSKEGTALAGLSVKYNKELVESLLKKNADPNIPDETGYTPLFWAVKFGNKELVQLLLDYNADKSKKDSMGMTPFEYALQTNNKEIINLLKN; translated from the coding sequence ATGAAAAATTTAATCTTATTCTTAGCCTTACTCCTGGGCTCATTTTTGTTTTCTCAGGAAAAAGCAAAATCAATATTTGATATTGCCAGAAGCGGAACTGTAGCAGAAGTAAAAGAAGTCATGAAACAGGATCCGGAGATCATCAATAAACTTAACGAAAATGGATTCTCACCCCTCATTTTGGCTTGTTACAGAGGAAATACGGAAGTTGCGAAGTTTCTGATCGATCATGTAAAAGATGTGAATTACAAAAGTAAAGAAGGAACAGCATTGGCCGGCCTTTCCGTAAAATACAATAAAGAGCTGGTAGAATCTTTACTGAAAAAGAATGCTGACCCGAATATTCCCGATGAAACAGGATACACTCCTTTATTCTGGGCCGTAAAGTTCGGAAATAAAGAACTGGTACAACTACTGCTAGACTACAATGCTGATAAATCTAAAAAAGATTCAATGGGAATGACCCCTTTTGAATATGCATTGCAGACCAATAACAAAGAAATCATTAACCTCTTAAAAAATTGA
- a CDS encoding YceI family protein — protein MKKLILISVSLLFASYASAQKYSSKTGKVTFEASVPLFDDIHAQDDNNLVVFNADNGEMASVSVVKNFHFKTKLMEEHFNESYAETAKYPKTTFKGKIAGFDKTKLTATPQKYTVQGTLNFHGVDKAVTSPATLYLKDNKIYMQGGFTAKPADYKVTIPKMVTKKIAETVNVEYNYVMVKQ, from the coding sequence ATGAAAAAATTAATATTAATCAGCGTTTCACTGCTTTTTGCCAGCTACGCTTCAGCTCAAAAATACAGTTCTAAAACCGGTAAAGTGACATTTGAAGCTTCCGTACCTTTATTTGATGATATTCATGCACAGGATGATAATAATCTCGTAGTATTTAATGCGGATAACGGAGAGATGGCAAGTGTTTCCGTGGTTAAAAACTTTCATTTTAAAACCAAGCTGATGGAAGAACATTTTAATGAAAGTTATGCTGAAACAGCGAAATATCCGAAAACCACGTTCAAAGGTAAAATAGCCGGCTTTGACAAAACAAAACTTACCGCCACCCCACAGAAATATACCGTCCAGGGAACTCTTAATTTTCATGGGGTTGACAAAGCGGTTACTTCCCCGGCAACTCTATATTTGAAAGACAATAAAATATATATGCAGGGAGGTTTTACTGCCAAGCCGGCAGATTATAAAGTCACAATCCCCAAAATGGTGACCAAAAAGATCGCTGAAACGGTCAACGTTGAATATAATTATGTCATGGTAAAACAATGA
- a CDS encoding Crp/Fnr family transcriptional regulator — MLNNKFVVNKFGFLGPDFLPELEKHAVMIDIKAKTEIIREGQKNKYVPFLTKGSIKVFTLNDGRELVYYFIKTNDSCLMTFSSIFTDYISRVYAIAEEDSEALLIPVSVMHDWLIRFPEINKLFYREYDRRFSEVMNMVNDAVFHRLDKRVLNYIKQQIITTGNNPIKITHREIANSLGTSREVVSRVLKKIENEGEIFQTKEGLKLPVNENVRLI; from the coding sequence ATGTTGAATAATAAATTTGTTGTCAATAAATTTGGCTTTTTAGGTCCTGACTTCTTACCAGAACTGGAGAAACATGCCGTGATGATTGATATAAAGGCAAAGACAGAAATTATAAGAGAAGGACAAAAAAATAAGTATGTACCCTTTCTCACCAAAGGCTCTATTAAAGTTTTTACCCTGAATGACGGACGGGAACTCGTATACTATTTCATTAAAACCAATGACAGCTGTCTGATGACCTTCTCCTCCATATTTACAGACTATATAAGCAGGGTATATGCTATTGCTGAAGAAGATTCCGAAGCCTTACTGATTCCCGTTTCCGTAATGCATGACTGGTTGATCAGGTTCCCTGAAATCAATAAACTATTCTACAGGGAATACGACAGACGTTTTTCGGAAGTAATGAATATGGTGAATGATGCTGTTTTCCACAGATTGGATAAAAGAGTCCTGAATTATATTAAACAACAGATAATAACTACAGGAAACAATCCCATTAAGATTACCCATCGCGAAATTGCCAACAGCCTCGGGACTTCCAGAGAAGTGGTAAGCAGAGTTTTGAAAAAAATTGAAAATGAAGGAGAAATTTTTCAAACTAAAGAAGGCTTAAAACTGCCTGTAAATGAAAATGTTAGATTGATCTAA
- a CDS encoding DUF3467 domain-containing protein, translated as MDNNQNPQDGNINIELNEMVAAGIYANLALVNHSPSEFVVDFIQLMPGVQQAKVRSRVILAPLHAKRVLSALQQNIANYEQQFGEIKEVEPFVLGGNNVQA; from the coding sequence ATGGACAACAATCAAAATCCACAAGACGGGAACATCAACATCGAATTAAACGAAATGGTAGCTGCTGGTATCTATGCTAACCTTGCTTTAGTAAACCACTCTCCATCTGAGTTTGTAGTAGACTTTATTCAGTTGATGCCAGGTGTTCAGCAGGCTAAAGTAAGATCAAGAGTTATTCTTGCTCCACTTCACGCAAAAAGAGTATTAAGCGCTCTTCAGCAGAACATCGCTAATTACGAGCAGCAGTTCGGAGAAATTAAAGAAGTTGAGCCTTTCGTATTAGGTGGAAACAACGTACAAGCGTAA
- the rpoC gene encoding DNA-directed RNA polymerase subunit beta': MSNKNKTSRFNKITIGLASPESILQDSRGEVLKPETINYRTHKPERDGLFCEKIFGPVKDYECACGKYKRIRYKGIVCDRCGVEVTEKKVRRERIGHIGLVVPIAHIWYFRSLPNKIGYLLGIPSKKLDMIIYYERYVVIQQGIAKKLDGSDFENMEFLTEEEYLDIMETLPVENQYLDDSDPNKFIARMGAEAVEDLLKRIDLDALSFDLRHKAHNEGSKQRRTEALKRLNVVEALRGANTRMINRPEWMIMRVLPVIPPELRPLVPLDGGRFATSDLNDLYRRVIIRNNRLKRLLEIKAPEVILRNEKRMLQESVDSLFDNTRKSSAVKSESNRPLKSLSDSLKGKQGRFRQNLLGKRVDYSARSVIVVGPNLQLHECGIPKDMAAELYKPFIIRKLIERGIVKTVKSAKRIIDRKEPVVYDILENVMKGHPVLLNRAPTLHRLGIQAFQPKMIEGKAIQLHPLVTTAFNADFDGDQMAVHLPLGPEAILEAQLLMLGSQNILNPANGSPITVPSQDMVLGLYFMTKELSSTETMKVKGEGLAFYSPEEAEIAYAEGRVSLNAKVRCRLPVKENGEIVTKLIETSVGRILFNQIVPKQVGYINELLTKKSLRNVIGKILADTDFPTTVKFLDAMKDLGYSNAFKGGLSFSLGDIVVPVEKKQMIASSIETVDEIRANYNMGLITDTERYNQVIDVWTNTNAGLTEMIMSRMKTDQGGFNSVYMMLDSGARGSKEQIRQLSGMRGLMAKPQKAGSTGAEIIENPILANFKEGLSILEYFISTHGARKGLADTALKTADAGYLTRRLVDVAQDVIVTEDDCGTLRGTEVTALKKNDEIVERISERILGRVSLHNIYDPETDELIAHADQVIIEELAKKIEEAGLEAVEVRSPLTCEAKKGICAKCYGRNLATGKVIHMGEAVGVIAAQSIGEPGTQLTLRTFHQGGTAGNVSENPSIVARRDGIVEMDEVRTITSEDENGNTAEVVVSRSTEFRLVADNEFRTPLMVANVPYGSILSVKPGDKVKKGDTICRWDPYNAVIIAETSGKVEYEDIIQGISFQLEIDEQTGFEEKVISESRNKKAVPTLKVVDSKGVEQKAYNLPVGAHLMVNDGEKIKAGKVLIKIPRKSAKAGDITGGLPRVTELFEARNPSNPAVVTEIDGVVSYGKIKRGNRELIVEAKTGERKIYLVKLSNQILVQENDFVRAGSPLSDGSITPEDILRIKGPTAVQEYLVNEIQEVYRLQGVKIDDKHFEIIVRQMMTKVSIVDGGDTQFLEGALEHKYDFLEENNRVFGLKVVVDAGDSKEFRPGQMITARELRDENSKLRREDQALVEVRDALPATATPVLQGITRAALQTKSFMSAASFQETTKVLNEAAVAGKVDSLGGLKENVIVGHRIPAGTGLKEYQNVIVGSKKEFEDLN; encoded by the coding sequence ATGTCAAATAAAAATAAAACAAGTAGATTTAATAAAATAACCATCGGTTTAGCTTCACCGGAGTCTATCTTACAGGACTCAAGAGGGGAGGTTTTAAAACCGGAAACTATTAACTACAGAACTCACAAGCCTGAAAGAGACGGGCTATTCTGTGAGAAAATCTTTGGTCCTGTAAAGGATTACGAATGTGCTTGTGGTAAATATAAGAGAATTCGTTATAAAGGTATCGTTTGCGACCGTTGTGGGGTAGAAGTTACTGAGAAAAAAGTAAGAAGAGAAAGAATCGGTCACATTGGATTGGTTGTTCCTATTGCTCACATCTGGTACTTCCGTTCGTTACCAAATAAAATAGGATACCTTTTAGGAATTCCTTCTAAGAAATTAGATATGATCATCTACTACGAAAGATATGTAGTGATCCAGCAAGGTATTGCTAAGAAATTAGACGGTTCCGATTTTGAAAATATGGAGTTCCTTACAGAAGAAGAGTACCTTGATATCATGGAAACCCTTCCTGTAGAAAACCAGTATCTTGATGATTCCGATCCAAACAAATTCATCGCCAGAATGGGTGCTGAAGCTGTAGAAGATCTGTTAAAAAGAATCGATCTTGATGCATTATCTTTCGACTTGAGACATAAAGCTCACAACGAAGGTTCTAAACAAAGAAGAACAGAAGCTCTTAAGAGACTGAACGTTGTAGAAGCATTGAGAGGTGCTAATACAAGAATGATCAACAGACCGGAGTGGATGATCATGCGTGTACTTCCTGTGATCCCACCAGAACTAAGACCATTGGTTCCATTGGATGGAGGACGTTTCGCGACTTCTGACTTAAATGACCTTTATAGAAGAGTTATCATCAGAAATAACCGTTTAAAGAGATTATTGGAGATTAAAGCTCCTGAAGTAATCTTAAGAAACGAGAAGCGTATGCTTCAGGAATCAGTAGATTCTTTATTCGATAACACAAGAAAATCTTCTGCTGTAAAATCTGAATCAAACAGACCATTGAAATCACTTTCTGATTCATTGAAAGGTAAGCAAGGTCGTTTCCGTCAGAACTTACTAGGGAAAAGGGTAGATTACTCTGCGCGTTCCGTAATTGTTGTAGGTCCAAACCTACAGCTTCACGAATGTGGTATTCCTAAAGATATGGCAGCTGAACTTTACAAACCGTTCATCATTAGAAAACTAATCGAAAGAGGTATTGTAAAAACAGTAAAATCTGCAAAGAGAATTATCGATAGAAAAGAGCCGGTAGTGTACGATATCCTTGAAAACGTGATGAAAGGTCACCCTGTTCTGTTGAACAGAGCACCTACCCTTCACAGACTGGGTATCCAGGCTTTCCAACCTAAGATGATCGAAGGTAAGGCAATCCAGCTACACCCGTTAGTAACTACAGCATTCAACGCCGATTTCGATGGTGACCAGATGGCGGTACACTTACCGTTAGGACCAGAGGCGATCCTTGAAGCTCAGTTATTGATGTTAGGTTCTCAAAACATTTTGAACCCTGCCAACGGTTCTCCGATTACGGTACCATCTCAGGACATGGTTCTTGGTCTTTATTTCATGACTAAAGAATTAAGCTCTACCGAGACAATGAAAGTAAAAGGAGAAGGTCTTGCATTCTATTCTCCGGAAGAAGCAGAAATCGCTTACGCTGAAGGTAGAGTATCATTAAATGCTAAAGTAAGATGTAGACTACCAGTTAAAGAAAACGGAGAAATCGTAACAAAACTGATCGAAACTTCTGTTGGTAGAATCTTATTCAACCAGATCGTACCTAAGCAGGTAGGATATATCAATGAACTTCTTACCAAGAAATCATTGAGAAACGTTATCGGTAAGATCCTTGCTGATACTGATTTCCCTACTACTGTGAAGTTCCTTGATGCAATGAAAGACCTGGGGTATTCAAACGCATTCAAAGGAGGTCTTTCTTTCTCACTTGGGGATATTGTAGTTCCTGTTGAGAAAAAGCAGATGATCGCAAGTTCAATTGAAACTGTAGACGAAATTAGAGCCAACTATAACATGGGTCTTATTACCGATACAGAACGTTATAACCAGGTAATCGACGTTTGGACAAATACCAACGCAGGATTAACTGAAATGATCATGAGCAGAATGAAAACTGACCAAGGTGGTTTCAACTCTGTATACATGATGCTTGACTCTGGAGCGAGGGGTTCTAAAGAACAGATCCGTCAGTTATCAGGGATGAGAGGTTTGATGGCAAAACCGCAAAAAGCCGGTTCTACCGGAGCGGAGATCATCGAAAACCCGATCCTTGCCAACTTTAAAGAAGGTCTTTCGATTCTAGAATACTTTATCTCTACCCACGGTGCACGTAAAGGTCTTGCGGATACCGCTCTTAAGACTGCCGATGCAGGTTACTTAACGAGAAGATTGGTAGACGTTGCACAGGACGTTATCGTTACAGAAGACGACTGTGGAACTTTAAGAGGTACAGAAGTTACTGCACTTAAGAAAAATGATGAGATCGTTGAAAGAATCTCTGAAAGAATCTTAGGTAGAGTATCTCTTCACAATATCTATGACCCTGAAACTGACGAGCTGATTGCTCATGCAGATCAGGTGATCATCGAAGAATTAGCGAAGAAAATTGAAGAAGCAGGTTTAGAAGCGGTGGAAGTACGTTCTCCGTTAACTTGTGAAGCTAAGAAAGGTATCTGTGCGAAATGTTACGGTAGAAACCTGGCAACAGGTAAAGTAATCCATATGGGTGAAGCGGTAGGTGTAATTGCAGCACAATCAATTGGGGAACCTGGTACTCAGCTTACGTTGAGAACCTTCCACCAAGGGGGTACTGCAGGAAACGTATCAGAAAACCCATCCATCGTTGCAAGAAGAGATGGTATCGTTGAAATGGATGAAGTAAGAACAATTACTTCGGAAGATGAAAACGGTAATACTGCTGAAGTTGTAGTGTCTCGTTCAACAGAATTCAGATTAGTTGCTGATAATGAGTTCAGAACTCCATTAATGGTAGCTAACGTACCTTATGGATCTATATTATCTGTAAAACCAGGTGATAAAGTGAAAAAAGGTGATACAATCTGTAGATGGGATCCGTATAACGCCGTAATTATTGCTGAAACTTCAGGTAAGGTAGAATACGAGGATATCATCCAGGGTATTTCATTCCAACTTGAAATTGACGAACAAACAGGATTCGAAGAGAAAGTAATCTCTGAATCTAGAAATAAGAAAGCCGTACCTACCCTGAAGGTGGTAGACTCTAAAGGAGTTGAGCAAAAAGCTTACAACTTACCGGTAGGAGCCCACTTAATGGTAAACGATGGTGAGAAAATTAAGGCTGGTAAAGTCTTGATCAAGATCCCGAGAAAATCTGCAAAAGCAGGGGATATCACCGGAGGTCTTCCGAGAGTTACCGAATTATTCGAAGCAAGAAACCCTTCAAACCCAGCGGTTGTTACTGAAATCGATGGGGTAGTTTCTTACGGAAAAATTAAGAGAGGTAACCGTGAACTTATTGTTGAGGCTAAAACAGGTGAAAGAAAAATTTACTTAGTAAAACTTTCCAACCAGATCTTGGTTCAGGAAAATGACTTCGTAAGAGCAGGTTCTCCGCTTTCTGACGGTTCTATTACACCGGAAGATATCTTAAGAATTAAAGGTCCAACAGCCGTTCAGGAATACTTAGTAAATGAAATTCAGGAAGTTTACCGTCTGCAAGGGGTAAAAATCGACGATAAGCACTTCGAAATCATCGTAAGACAGATGATGACTAAAGTTTCTATCGTGGACGGAGGTGATACTCAATTCCTTGAAGGTGCTCTTGAACATAAATATGACTTCCTTGAAGAAAACAACAGAGTATTCGGTCTTAAAGTAGTAGTAGATGCTGGTGATTCCAAAGAATTCAGACCAGGTCAGATGATTACTGCAAGAGAATTAAGAGACGAAAACTCTAAGTTGAGACGTGAAGATCAGGCTTTAGTTGAAGTAAGAGACGCTTTACCTGCTACAGCAACACCTGTATTGCAAGGTATTACAAGAGCAGCTCTTCAGACGAAGTCATTCATGTCTGCAGCATCGTTCCAGGAAACAACTAAAGTTCTTAACGAAGCAGCAGTGGCTGGTAAAGTTGACTCTCTTGGTGGTCTTAAAGAAAACGTAATTGTAGGTCACAGAATTCCTGCAGGTACAGGTCTTAAAGAGTACCAGAATGTTATCGTAGGTTCTAAGAAAGAATTCGAAGACCTTAACTAA
- the rpoB gene encoding DNA-directed RNA polymerase subunit beta, producing MSKTKSTTQGNPRINFSSAKGKIITPDFLDIQIESFREFFQLDTLPEARKTEALYKTFQENFPITDSRNQFVLEFLDYLVDSPRYSIDECVERGLTYSVPLKARLKLYCTDPEHEDFQTVVQDVYLGPVPYMTPSGSFIINGAERVIVTQLHRSPGVFFGQTYHANGTKLYYSRIIPFKGSWMEFTTDINSVMYAYIDRKKKLPLTTLLRAIGYESDKDILQIFDLAEEVKVSKAALKKVEGRTLAARVLNTWFEDFVDEDTGEVVSIERNEIILDRETILEKEHLDLILDAGVKSILIHKENSNEFSIIQNTLQKDPTNSEKEAVEYIYRQLRNADPPDEETARGIIEKLFFSEQRYSLGEVGRYRLNKKLGLNIPTTTEVLTKEDIIAIVRHLIELVNSKAEVDDIDHLSNRRIKTVGEQLAGQFGVGLSRIARTIKERMNVRDNEIFTPLDLVNAKTLTSVINSFFGTNQLSQFMDQTNPLSEITHKRRLSALGPGGLSRERAGFEVRDVHHTHYGRICPIETPEGPNIGLISSLGIYAKINRLGFIETPYRKVEEGKINLNADPIYLNAEDEEDKVIAQANVELSDNGDFLTDRIIARLDGDYPVVEPAQVNLIDVAPNQISGISASLIPFLEHDDANRALMGSNMMRQAVPLLKPQAPIVGTGLEQQVARDSRILINAEGTGTVEYVDADRIVIKYERSEDEDLVQFESATKTYNLTKFRKTNQSTTITLRPNVRVGDVVEKGQVLCDGYATEKGELALGRNLVVAFMPWKGYNFEDAIVINEKVVREDWFTSIHVDEYSLEVRDTKLGMEELTADIPNVSEEATKDLDENGMIRIGAEVKPGDIMIGKITPKGESDPTPEEKLLRAIFGDKAGDVKDASLKADSSLRGVVINKKLFSRNIKDKKKRTEEKLRLEEIENTYKAKFDELRNTLIEKLNTLVSGKTSQGVQNDLDEEIIGKGVKFTHKLLTSVEDYVNVSGADWTVDADKNELIKQLIHNYKIKYNDIQGVKNREKFAISIGDELPAGIMKLAKVYIAKKRKLNVGDKMAGRHGNKGIVSRIVREEDMPFLEDGTPVDIVLNPLGVPSRMNIGQIYETVLGWAGQKLGMKFATPIFDGASLDQITEYTEKAGLPKFGHTYLYDGGTGERFTQAATVGVIYMLKLGHMVDDKMHARSIGPYSLITQQPLGGKAQFGGQRFGEMEVWALEAFGASNILREILTVKSDDVIGRAKTYEAIAKGESMPEPGIPESFNVLLHELQGLGLDVRLEE from the coding sequence ATGAGTAAAACAAAATCAACAACTCAAGGAAATCCGAGAATTAATTTCTCATCAGCGAAAGGAAAAATTATTACTCCTGACTTTTTGGACATCCAAATCGAGTCTTTCAGAGAATTTTTCCAGCTTGATACACTTCCTGAAGCCAGAAAGACAGAAGCTCTTTACAAGACTTTCCAGGAGAATTTCCCAATTACGGATTCAAGAAACCAATTCGTATTAGAATTCTTAGACTATCTGGTTGATTCTCCACGTTATTCAATCGATGAGTGTGTGGAAAGAGGACTTACTTATTCAGTTCCTCTAAAAGCAAGACTTAAACTGTACTGTACTGACCCGGAACATGAAGATTTCCAGACGGTGGTTCAGGATGTATATTTAGGTCCGGTTCCTTACATGACGCCAAGTGGATCTTTCATCATCAACGGTGCTGAGAGAGTTATCGTTACGCAGCTTCACCGTTCACCTGGTGTATTCTTCGGACAGACTTACCACGCCAACGGAACCAAACTGTACTATTCAAGAATTATCCCTTTCAAAGGATCTTGGATGGAATTTACAACCGATATCAACAGCGTTATGTACGCGTATATCGACCGTAAGAAAAAGTTACCATTAACAACTTTATTAAGAGCTATCGGTTACGAATCTGATAAGGATATCCTTCAGATCTTCGACCTTGCTGAAGAAGTGAAAGTTTCTAAAGCAGCACTTAAAAAGGTAGAAGGGAGAACTTTGGCTGCGAGAGTATTGAACACATGGTTCGAAGATTTCGTAGACGAAGATACAGGTGAAGTAGTTTCTATCGAAAGAAACGAGATCATCCTTGATAGAGAAACAATCCTTGAAAAAGAACATTTAGATCTTATCCTGGACGCTGGTGTGAAATCAATCCTGATCCACAAAGAAAACAGCAACGAATTCTCTATCATCCAGAATACATTACAAAAAGACCCTACTAACTCTGAAAAAGAAGCAGTAGAGTACATCTATCGTCAGTTAAGAAACGCAGATCCGCCAGATGAGGAAACTGCAAGAGGAATCATTGAAAAATTATTCTTCTCTGAGCAGAGATACTCTTTAGGTGAAGTTGGACGTTACAGACTAAACAAAAAATTAGGTCTTAATATCCCTACTACAACTGAAGTTCTTACAAAAGAAGATATCATTGCGATCGTAAGACACTTAATTGAGCTTGTAAACTCTAAAGCGGAGGTGGATGACATCGACCACTTATCAAACAGAAGAATTAAAACTGTTGGTGAGCAATTAGCAGGACAGTTTGGGGTAGGTCTTTCAAGAATTGCAAGAACAATCAAGGAGAGAATGAACGTTAGAGATAACGAAATCTTTACTCCACTTGACCTTGTTAATGCCAAGACTTTAACATCTGTAATCAACTCATTCTTTGGTACCAACCAGCTATCTCAGTTTATGGACCAGACCAACCCGCTATCAGAAATCACGCACAAGCGTAGACTTTCTGCACTAGGGCCTGGTGGTTTATCAAGAGAAAGAGCAGGTTTCGAGGTTCGTGACGTTCACCATACTCACTATGGAAGAATTTGTCCGATTGAAACTCCGGAAGGACCAAACATCGGTTTGATTTCATCGTTAGGTATCTATGCTAAGATCAACAGACTTGGTTTCATCGAAACTCCATATAGAAAAGTAGAAGAAGGTAAGATTAATCTTAATGCCGATCCTATTTATCTTAATGCTGAAGACGAAGAAGACAAAGTAATTGCTCAGGCAAACGTTGAGTTGAGCGATAACGGAGACTTCTTAACAGACAGAATTATTGCGAGACTGGATGGTGACTACCCGGTAGTTGAGCCAGCTCAGGTTAACCTTATCGACGTTGCACCAAACCAGATTTCTGGTATTTCCGCTTCATTAATTCCATTCCTGGAGCATGATGATGCGAACCGTGCATTGATGGGATCCAACATGATGCGTCAGGCTGTTCCTCTATTGAAGCCACAGGCTCCAATCGTTGGTACAGGGCTTGAGCAACAAGTTGCAAGAGATTCAAGAATCTTAATCAACGCTGAAGGTACAGGTACTGTAGAGTACGTAGATGCTGACAGAATTGTTATTAAGTACGAAAGAAGCGAAGACGAAGATTTAGTACAATTTGAGTCTGCTACTAAAACATACAACCTTACTAAGTTTAGAAAAACTAACCAGAGTACAACCATTACCCTAAGACCAAACGTAAGAGTAGGTGATGTAGTGGAAAAAGGACAGGTGCTTTGTGACGGTTATGCTACTGAAAAAGGAGAATTGGCTCTTGGTAGAAACTTAGTAGTAGCGTTCATGCCTTGGAAAGGATACAACTTCGAGGATGCCATCGTAATCAACGAAAAAGTTGTACGTGAAGACTGGTTTACTTCAATCCACGTGGATGAGTACTCTCTGGAAGTTCGTGATACTAAATTAGGTATGGAAGAACTTACCGCAGATATTCCAAACGTATCTGAAGAAGCTACCAAAGATCTTGACGAGAACGGTATGATCAGAATCGGTGCTGAAGTGAAGCCTGGAGATATCATGATTGGTAAAATTACTCCAAAAGGTGAATCTGACCCGACTCCTGAAGAAAAACTTCTTAGAGCAATCTTCGGTGATAAAGCTGGTGATGTAAAAGATGCATCATTAAAAGCAGATTCTTCATTAAGAGGAGTTGTTATCAACAAGAAATTGTTCTCAAGAAACATCAAAGACAAAAAGAAAAGAACTGAAGAAAAACTTAGACTTGAAGAAATTGAAAACACTTACAAGGCTAAATTTGATGAGTTAAGAAATACTTTAATTGAAAAATTAAACACCCTGGTAAGCGGTAAAACTTCCCAAGGGGTACAAAACGACCTTGACGAAGAAATTATCGGTAAAGGCGTGAAGTTCACTCACAAATTATTGACTTCAGTAGAAGATTATGTAAATGTTAGCGGTGCAGACTGGACAGTGGATGCTGACAAAAATGAATTGATCAAACAATTGATTCACAATTACAAAATCAAATATAACGACATCCAGGGAGTTAAAAACCGTGAGAAATTCGCTATTTCAATCGGAGATGAGCTTCCAGCCGGTATCATGAAGCTTGCTAAAGTTTACATCGCTAAGAAACGTAAACTGAACGTAGGAGATAAAATGGCAGGACGTCACGGTAACAAAGGTATCGTATCAAGAATCGTTCGTGAAGAAGATATGCCGTTCTTAGAAGATGGAACACCGGTAGATATCGTATTGAATCCACTAGGGGTACCTTCTCGTATGAACATCGGTCAGATCTACGAAACAGTTCTTGGATGGGCTGGTCAGAAACTGGGAATGAAGTTCGCTACACCGATCTTCGACGGAGCTAGCTTAGATCAGATTACTGAATACACAGAAAAAGCAGGGTTACCTAAATTCGGTCACACTTACCTTTATGATGGGGGTACCGGAGAAAGATTTACGCAGGCTGCAACAGTAGGTGTTATTTACATGCTGAAACTAGGACACATGGTTGATGACAAAATGCACGCACGTTCTATCGGTCCTTACTCATTGATTACTCAGCAGCCGTTAGGAGGTAAAGCTCAGTTCGGAGGTCAGAGATTCGGAGAGATGGAGGTTTGGGCACTTGAAGCATTCGGTGCATCAAATATCCTTAGAGAGATCTTAACAGTGAAGTCGGATGACGTTATTGGTAGAGCAAAAACTTATGAAGCAATTGCAAAAGGTGAATCTATGCCTGAACCAGGTATTCCGGAATCATTCAATGTATTACTTCACGAGTTGCAAGGTCTTGGATTAGACGTAAGATTGGAGGAATAA